One region of Candidatus Poribacteria bacterium genomic DNA includes:
- a CDS encoding RNA-binding protein codes for MNIYVGNLSYDATDDDLRDAFESYGTVDTANVIRDHYSGRSRGFGFVEMPDQAEAEAAIAGLDGQEIAGRPVKVNEARPRPPRGERRGGGRRDDDDRDRW; via the coding sequence ATGAATATTTACGTCGGTAATCTGTCATATGATGCCACGGATGATGACTTACGAGATGCTTTTGAAAGCTACGGAACGGTTGACACCGCCAACGTCATTCGGGACCACTACAGTGGAAGGTCAAGAGGATTTGGATTCGTCGAAATGCCCGATCAAGCTGAGGCGGAAGCGGCGATTGCCGGATTGGATGGACAGGAGATTGCTGGACGTCCTGTGAAAGTAAACGAGGCTCGTCCTCGGCCCCCACGTGGTGAGAGGCGTGGCGGTGGCAGACGCGACGATGATGACCGCGATAGATGGTAA